The nucleotide sequence ACATTGAATCCAAATGAATCAGAGTCCCAGTCTAAACCTTCAATTGAGATCGTGGAGGATGAATTTATGGCAAAATCCCAGCCCCAAAATAAAACATTTGATCAGATAATTCGTTATCTTTTTGTTGCTGTTTTAAGTGTTGTGTTAACCGTAACCAGCTTACAATTTTTTCCCAATTTTTTAGGAACTTCTGCCCAAGCTGAACCTATACAAACCGCAACTCAACCCCAACCTGTGGCTGCGGTTCCTAACCCGAATTCTGCCAGAAATTTTGTTTCGGCTGCGGTAAATCGAGTCGGGCCAGCCGTGGTTAGAATTGATACAGAACGCACCATTTCTGCCAATATTCCTGATCCTTTTTTTGATGATCCTTTTTTCCGGCGTTTCTTTGGGGAAGGAATGCCTCAAATGCCCCAAGAATATCAACAACGGGGACAAGGTTCGGGGTTTATTGTTGATAGTAGTGGGATTATTTTAACTAATTCCCATGTCATTAAAGGCGCGGATAAAGTTACCGTTACCCTTAAAGATGGTCGTCAATTTCAAGGGGAAGTTCGAGGCAGTGATGACCCTTCTGATTTAGCCGTTATTAAAATTAATGGGAATAATTTACCCGTTGCTCCCTTGGGGAATTCCAGTGAAGTTGAAGTGGGAGATTGGGCGATCGCATTAGGAAATCCGTTAGGATTAGATAATACCGTTACCTTGGGAATTGTTAGTACCTTAAATCGACCCAGTTCTCAAGTCGGAATTCCTGATAAACGATTAGATTTTATTCAAACTGATGCGGCTATTAATCCAGGGAATTCTGGGGGGCCGTTATTAAATGATAGAGGGGAAGTCATTGGCATTAATACCGCTATTCGCGCTGATGGTCAAGGGATTGGATTTGCCATTCCCATTGATGCCGCTAAAAGCATTCAAGCCGCGTTAGTGCGAGGGGAAAAAATTGCTCATCCTTATATTGGCATTCGCATGGCAACCTTAACGGCTGATATGGCAAAAAAACTCAATCAAGACCCCAATTCTTTAATGTTAATTCCCGAAGTCAATGGGGTATTAGTCGTCCAAATTATGCCTAATAGTCCAGCCGCAAATATGGGTTTGCGTCGGGGGGATGTGATTACAGAAATTGATGGACAAGCCATTACCAGTGCTGACCAATTACAGCGTTTAGTTGAAAAAAGCAAAATTGGTCAACCCCTAAAAATCACGCTCCATCGTGGACAAAAAATCGAACAAATTTCAGTGCGTCCGGGTCAATTGAATGAAGAAGCACTGCGATAAACTGTCGGCTTTACCCCCAAAATTTAGGAATTGAAGACAGGTATCGCCTATCCTACAGAAAAAAATGCACCCTTCCTGAATACAGTTGCAGGAAGAGTGCATTTGTCAGGAGAAAACCTTAAAATAATTAATAAAAATTTAAACAATCAAGAAAGTTCAAGTTAATAGCTTAGACCCGAATTAACTTGATCATTGATGAAATCTAACTCTGAGGCTTTTCTGGGTTTCGCAGCAGCATTCTTCTTCAGTTTGTCTATTAGCAAAGCCGATCTATCTAATTATAATCAATTTATTCCGTTTTGAACCAGAAGATGGAACCCAAGACAGATGCAACGGTAAAGATAGGTTAAGAAAAAAGACGAATCAAAAAACGTATAAGAATTATGTAAAAGTAGCATAAGCTAATTTGATATTAATCGGTTTTGGCGCTAAAATCAAAGAGAGTAGTGAAATCGTTCATCTTTTGGTAGTCTTCTAATCCTCGAATACCAAAAAGACTACTAGAAGACGGAAGTAGGGAGTTCTCCCGAAGGAACGCGCCTGTTTTCACTGCGAGTTGAAACAGGAGGCGAAAAACCATGACTTTGAGTAAAGAACGTGTGCGCGAAACTTCCGCATCGGATATTCCGACCAGTGAAAGTTTCGATTTCGATTTGTGGGCAATAAAAGTGAAACGTCAGCTAATTGCGGCTCTCAATCACCAACTGGCTCCCGAACTTTCTCAGAACGACGCTCAAACAACCCCTTCCCAATTATCAGGAATTAAAGGTTGAGGAAAATAGCTAATCCCAATTAATCGGGTTTTATCCTATTTTCTAATTCAATAATATTATTTGTAGGGGCGACTCATTTGTCGCCCTTACCTGTATTGAGACTGGCTATTTAGAAACCGGGTTGCTGAGGTTTTTTTTGAGTTCTGAAGTCAGAAATTGTTCGACGGTTTGCCAATATTGTTCCCCTCCCACCTGTCTAACATTATTATGACCTGCACCGGAAACAATTAACAGTTGTTTGGGTTCTATTGCGGCGGTGAATAAAGCTTCAGTCATAGACTGAGGAATTAACTCATCTTCTGTTCCATGAGTAAATAATATTGGCATTTTTAAAAGGGGAACTTTAGCCAGAGAATCAAATCGTTGAGTTAAAATTAAATTAATCGGAAACATCCAATATTTCTTTTTATAATTAACCATTTGTTGAATATTAGTAAAAGAGCTTTCAATAATTAATCCAGCTATTTCAGGATGGTTTAAAGCTAAATTAATCGCGATCGCTCCTCCTAAAGAATG is from Planktothrix sp. FACHB-1365 and encodes:
- a CDS encoding HhoA/HhoB/HtrA family serine endopeptidase, translating into MAKSQPQNKTFDQIIRYLFVAVLSVVLTVTSLQFFPNFLGTSAQAEPIQTATQPQPVAAVPNPNSARNFVSAAVNRVGPAVVRIDTERTISANIPDPFFDDPFFRRFFGEGMPQMPQEYQQRGQGSGFIVDSSGIILTNSHVIKGADKVTVTLKDGRQFQGEVRGSDDPSDLAVIKINGNNLPVAPLGNSSEVEVGDWAIALGNPLGLDNTVTLGIVSTLNRPSSQVGIPDKRLDFIQTDAAINPGNSGGPLLNDRGEVIGINTAIRADGQGIGFAIPIDAAKSIQAALVRGEKIAHPYIGIRMATLTADMAKKLNQDPNSLMLIPEVNGVLVVQIMPNSPAANMGLRRGDVITEIDGQAITSADQLQRLVEKSKIGQPLKITLHRGQKIEQISVRPGQLNEEALR